A single genomic interval of Shewanella psychropiezotolerans harbors:
- the rlmA gene encoding 23S rRNA (guanine(745)-N(1))-methyltransferase, with translation MKYVCPICKTPLMLQQKTWSCSNNHRFDCAKEGYVNLLPVQNKHSKDPGDNKEMMFARREFLNQGHYQLLSDRVNALAKHRCPGAKLGLDVGCGEGYYSHRLFDSLPELDLQGLDISKSALKYASKRYKDMSFCVASAFEMPFENEQFDFMLRIYAPSLDEELRRVIKLGGTLITVSAGKHHHFALKELIYEAPKHHISESSYIEGFELVHRENLEAELVLSNEVDITHFLNMTPYSWKLTQQQKADMISQGLKCELDFKIEVFKAI, from the coding sequence ATGAAATACGTTTGCCCCATCTGTAAAACCCCTTTGATGCTTCAACAGAAGACCTGGTCCTGCTCCAATAATCATAGATTTGATTGTGCTAAGGAGGGTTACGTCAACCTGTTGCCGGTACAGAACAAACATTCTAAAGATCCTGGCGACAATAAAGAGATGATGTTCGCTAGGAGAGAGTTTCTTAATCAAGGTCATTACCAACTGCTCAGTGACAGAGTGAATGCACTCGCCAAGCACCGTTGTCCGGGCGCCAAGCTGGGTTTGGATGTCGGCTGTGGGGAAGGCTATTATAGTCACCGTTTGTTTGATAGCTTGCCTGAGCTGGACCTGCAAGGGCTAGATATCTCTAAGTCAGCATTAAAATATGCGTCTAAGCGATACAAAGACATGAGTTTTTGCGTTGCCAGTGCATTTGAAATGCCATTTGAAAATGAACAGTTCGATTTCATGTTACGAATATACGCTCCTTCATTAGACGAGGAGCTGAGACGAGTCATTAAACTGGGCGGCACGCTCATTACGGTATCTGCTGGCAAGCATCATCACTTTGCCCTGAAAGAACTCATTTACGAGGCACCTAAACACCATATTAGTGAGAGTAGCTATATAGAGGGCTTCGAATTAGTGCATAGAGAAAATCTAGAGGCTGAGCTGGTGTTGAGCAATGAAGTGGATATCACTCATTTCCTTAATATGACCCCTTATAGCTGGAAGTTAACTCAGCAGCAGAAAGCCGACATGATTAGCCAAGGCCTCAAGTGTGAACTCGATTTTAAAATCGAAGTATTTAAAGCAATTTAA
- a CDS encoding cold-shock protein: protein MSQVTGVVKWFNSDKGFGFIEQESGPDVFVHFRAIQSDGFKTLDEGQKVQFTVTQGQKGPQAENVTIV, encoded by the coding sequence ATGTCTCAAGTTACTGGCGTTGTTAAGTGGTTCAACTCTGACAAAGGTTTTGGATTTATCGAGCAAGAGTCTGGTCCAGACGTCTTCGTTCACTTCCGTGCGATTCAGTCAGACGGTTTCAAAACTCTTGACGAAGGTCAGAAAGTTCAATTCACTGTGACTCAAGGTCAGAAAGGTCCACAAGCTGAAAACGTAACTATCGTTTAG